The following are encoded in a window of Gemmatimonadota bacterium genomic DNA:
- a CDS encoding sulfatase translates to MSNEKRPNILFVFSDQQRYSALGANGNDIIQTPVLDAMATEGMVCDNMFSNHPLCSPYRAILLTGRYGWQNLVIDNEYSPRRDIPTLPGTLREHGYGTAHVGTWHLGKGPYGDDNRYGLDYLAALAGGRGRGAYFDRSYYENDEGPNFYEGWAPTNETDLAIQFMEKHRDARTDDPFAVFVSWRPPHWPYKQYPDEYNIYNPADMDVPGNVPDEMKAWAHEELADYYGCCTGLDADMGRLLEALDRLGVRDNTIVCYTSDHGDHLSSHGYGKPSSRWLDESMRASKATPYEESCHVPFVVRWPDAIEAGTRTDAFFGAIDIVPTLLGACGVPLPEGLQGRDISSVWQGGEAPADTELTPGGSESVYLQNMAHGWPNRDGWVGRWRGVRTERYTYARWFANERGPWLFDRQEDPLEMVNLANSAEARPALQEMEERLHRWMEGTKDPFEYGRRGPRGFLELGQEFADPDKYPGWGVA, encoded by the coding sequence ATGAGTAATGAGAAACGCCCAAATATTCTGTTCGTGTTTTCTGATCAGCAGCGTTATAGCGCGCTGGGTGCGAATGGCAATGACATAATCCAAACGCCTGTTTTGGATGCGATGGCAACTGAAGGAATGGTATGTGACAATATGTTTTCCAACCACCCGCTGTGTTCGCCTTATCGAGCGATTTTGTTAACCGGTCGGTATGGTTGGCAAAATTTGGTAATTGATAATGAGTACAGTCCGCGACGAGATATCCCAACCCTGCCAGGCACTTTGCGCGAGCATGGGTATGGCACTGCGCACGTGGGTACATGGCACCTGGGTAAAGGGCCGTACGGCGACGACAATCGGTACGGGCTGGATTATCTTGCGGCGCTTGCAGGCGGGAGAGGGCGGGGCGCCTACTTCGACAGATCCTATTACGAAAACGATGAGGGCCCAAACTTTTACGAAGGCTGGGCTCCAACGAACGAAACGGATTTGGCTATTCAATTTATGGAAAAACACCGGGACGCTCGAACAGACGATCCATTTGCCGTCTTTGTGTCCTGGCGACCTCCTCACTGGCCATATAAGCAGTATCCCGACGAATATAATATTTATAATCCTGCGGACATGGATGTGCCGGGCAATGTACCAGACGAGATGAAAGCATGGGCACATGAGGAACTTGCAGACTATTACGGGTGTTGTACAGGACTTGATGCAGATATGGGGCGATTGTTGGAAGCCCTGGATCGCTTAGGGGTCAGGGACAATACAATTGTCTGTTATACATCAGATCATGGAGATCACCTTTCAAGCCATGGGTATGGCAAACCCAGTAGTCGCTGGTTGGACGAGTCAATGCGGGCTTCAAAGGCAACACCTTATGAAGAATCTTGCCATGTGCCGTTTGTGGTACGTTGGCCCGATGCTATTGAAGCTGGTACGCGAACGGATGCCTTCTTTGGTGCGATTGATATTGTACCTACATTGCTCGGTGCTTGTGGAGTACCGTTGCCAGAAGGTCTGCAAGGGCGAGATATTTCGAGCGTATGGCAGGGCGGTGAAGCACCTGCAGATACGGAGTTAACGCCTGGTGGATCAGAGTCTGTCTATTTGCAGAATATGGCACATGGTTGGCCCAATCGCGACGGTTGGGTTGGGCGCTGGCGCGGTGTGCGTACCGAACGCTATACGTATGCGCGTTGGTTTGCTAATGAGCGAGGCCCCTGGCTGTTTGACCGACAGGAAGATCCGCTCGAAATGGTTAACCTGGCGAATTCTGCTGAAGCGCGGCCAGCACTTCAAGAAATGGAAGAAAGATTGCATCGCTGGATGGAAGGTACAAAAGATCCATTTGAATACGGCAGGCGTGGCCCCCGTGGCTTTTTGGAATTGGGACAGGAGTTTGCGGATCCGGATAAGTATCCTGGCTGGGGCGTTGCGTAA